A genomic window from Pseudomonas argentinensis includes:
- a CDS encoding AraC family transcriptional regulator → MSPNGQAIAERSIPQLARLPRPLYARNESLPHQTGTPRHSHAWVQLTYAIQGVLHVRTAAGSFVAPPQRAIWIPAGLEHEVLSSPNTEMRSLYLQDQTPESAAQSCRVLGVDALTRELIRSFCELPVEYDESGPDGRLAAVLLDRLHVAPEVHLSLPWPGDARLRTLCSRLQKKPDDDRTLAAWGEGLGVSEKTLSRLFLRDTGLTFRAWRQRLRLLGALMPLERGERVTDVALLCGYDSTSAFIAAFRQQFGATPGEFFSG, encoded by the coding sequence ATGTCGCCTAACGGACAAGCCATCGCCGAGCGCAGCATTCCCCAGCTGGCACGCCTGCCCCGGCCGCTCTATGCACGCAACGAATCGCTGCCACACCAGACCGGTACGCCGCGCCACAGCCATGCCTGGGTGCAGCTGACCTATGCGATCCAGGGGGTGCTGCACGTGCGCACCGCGGCCGGCAGTTTCGTCGCACCGCCGCAACGGGCGATCTGGATTCCCGCCGGCCTGGAGCACGAGGTGCTGAGTTCGCCTAACACCGAGATGCGCAGCCTCTACCTGCAGGACCAGACCCCCGAGAGCGCAGCGCAGAGCTGCCGGGTGCTGGGCGTGGATGCCCTGACCCGCGAGCTGATCCGCAGCTTCTGCGAACTGCCGGTGGAGTACGACGAGAGCGGGCCGGACGGGCGCCTCGCCGCAGTGCTGCTCGACCGCCTGCACGTGGCGCCCGAGGTGCATCTATCCCTGCCCTGGCCAGGCGATGCACGCCTGCGCACGTTATGCAGCAGGCTGCAGAAGAAACCGGACGACGACCGCACCCTGGCCGCCTGGGGCGAAGGCCTCGGCGTGTCGGAAAAGACCCTCAGCCGCCTGTTCCTGCGCGATACTGGCCTGACCTTTCGCGCCTGGCGGCAACGCCTGCGCCTGCTCGGCGCGCTGATGCCGCTGGAGCGCGGCGAACGGGTCACCGACGTTGCCCTGCTCTGTGGCTACGACTCCACCTCGGCCTTTATCGCCGCGTTTCGCCAGCAGTTCGGTGCCACGCCCGGCGAGTTCTTCAGCGGCTGA
- a CDS encoding bile acid:sodium symporter family protein, with protein MARSRLLPDNFTLTLIAVVLTATFVPVSGQAAVAFGWITNLAIALLFFLHGAKLSREAILAGAGHWRLHLLVFSCTFILFPLLGLALKPLLSPLIGTELYLGMVYLCALPATVQSAIAFTSLARGNIPAAICSAAASSLFGIFLTPLLVALLMDVHGSGGSLLDAIGKITLQLLVPFILGQIARRWIGAWVGRNKNWLKYVDQSSILLVVYTAFSAAVVDGLWNQVSWPTLGLLIFSCCLLLALALGITALLGKVCGFNQEDRITILFCGSKKSLATGVPMAQVLFAGSSIGLMILPMMLFHQIQLMVCAVLAQRYARRPETAVESQNAQPAPVAKAP; from the coding sequence ATGGCCCGTTCCCGATTACTGCCCGACAACTTCACCCTGACGCTGATCGCCGTCGTGCTTACCGCCACCTTTGTGCCCGTCAGCGGCCAGGCAGCCGTGGCGTTCGGCTGGATCACCAACCTGGCCATCGCCCTGTTGTTCTTCCTGCACGGCGCCAAGCTGTCCCGTGAGGCGATCCTCGCCGGCGCCGGCCACTGGCGCCTGCACCTGCTGGTGTTCAGCTGCACCTTTATCCTCTTTCCGCTGCTGGGGCTGGCCCTCAAGCCGCTCCTGTCGCCGCTGATCGGCACCGAGCTGTACCTGGGCATGGTCTACCTGTGCGCCCTGCCGGCCACGGTGCAGTCGGCCATCGCCTTCACCTCGCTGGCGCGCGGCAACATCCCCGCCGCGATCTGCAGCGCGGCGGCGTCCAGCCTGTTTGGCATCTTCCTCACCCCGCTGCTGGTGGCGCTGTTGATGGACGTGCACGGCAGCGGCGGCTCGCTGCTCGACGCCATTGGCAAGATCACCCTGCAGCTGCTGGTGCCGTTCATTCTCGGCCAGATCGCCCGGCGCTGGATCGGCGCCTGGGTCGGCCGCAACAAGAACTGGCTCAAGTACGTCGACCAGAGCTCGATCCTGCTGGTGGTCTACACCGCGTTCAGCGCGGCGGTGGTCGACGGCCTGTGGAACCAGGTGTCGTGGCCGACGCTCGGCCTGCTGATCTTCTCCTGCTGCCTGTTGCTGGCCCTGGCCCTGGGCATCACCGCGTTGCTTGGCAAGGTGTGCGGGTTCAATCAGGAAGACCGCATCACCATCCTGTTCTGCGGCTCGAAAAAGAGCCTGGCCACCGGCGTGCCGATGGCCCAGGTGCTGTTCGCCGGTAGCAGCATCGGCCTGATGATCCTGCCGATGATGCTGTTCCACCAGATCCAGCTGATGGTCTGCGCGGTACTCGCCCAGCGCTACGCCCGCCGCCCGGAAACCGCGGTCGAGTCCCAGAACGCCCAGCCGGCGCCGGTCGCCAAGGCGCCCTGA
- a CDS encoding efflux RND transporter permease subunit, producing the protein MTQQAPRKDGFNLSDWALRHQSFVWYLMFVSLLMGVISYMNLGREEDPAFTIKTMVIQTRWPGATVDETLSQVTDRIEKKLEELDSLDYVKSYTRPGESTVMVFLRDTTKADDIDGIWYQVRKKIDDIRGEFPQGLQGPSFNDEFGDVFGSIYAFTGDGLSMRQLRDYVEQVRAEIRSVPDLGKVQMVGQQNEVFYLNFSTRKLAALGIDQRQVIQSLQAQNAVTPSGVIEAGPERISVRTSGQFASEADLRNVNLRLDDRFYRLTDIAEISRGYVDPPQALFRYNGKPAIGLAIAMRDGGNIQTFGKALHGRMDQLTAELPVGVGVHVVSDQAEVVEEAVSGFTRALFEAVLIVMLVSFVSLGIRAGLVVACSIPLVLAMVFMFMEYSGITMQRISLGALIIALGLMVDDAMITVEVMVTRLEKGDSLHDAGTFAYTSTAFPMLTGTLVTVAGFVPIGLNASSAGEYTFTLFAVIAVALSLSWLVAVVFAPVIAVHILPKRMKAKESGPGRIARAFDKGLLLAMRHRWWTIGLTIALFVASLAGMTMVQSQFFPASDRPEILVDLNLPQNASINETRAQVDRLEASLQGDQDIARWSTYIGQGALRFYLPLDQQLQNPFYAQLVIVAQDIDARDRLVAKLDKRLREDFVGIGTFVQPLEMGPPVGRPIQYRISGADVDQVRKHALELATLLDKNPDIGEMVYDWNEPGKVLRIDVAQDKARQFGLSSEDVANLLNGIVSGTTVTQVKDDIYLIDVIGRAEDSERSSPQTLENLQIVNPNGVAIPLRAFATVGYELEQPLVWRRDRKPTITLKAAVVSDIQPTDLVADLAPDIQKFSDALPNGYSVATGGTVEESGKAQGPIASVLPLMLFLMATFLMIQLHSVAKTFLVFSVAPLGLIGVVLALVPTGTPLGFVAILGVLALIGIIIRNSVILVTQIDEFERAGDSPWQAVIDATQHRRRPILLTAAAASLGMIPIAREVFWGPMAYAMIGGIFSATLLTLLFLPALYVAWYRIEEPSEEEREDAPA; encoded by the coding sequence ATGACCCAGCAGGCGCCGCGCAAGGACGGCTTCAACCTTTCGGACTGGGCGCTGCGCCACCAGTCGTTCGTCTGGTACCTGATGTTCGTGTCGCTGCTGATGGGCGTGATTTCCTACATGAACCTGGGCCGCGAGGAAGACCCGGCGTTCACCATCAAGACCATGGTCATCCAGACCCGCTGGCCCGGCGCCACGGTCGACGAAACCCTCAGCCAGGTCACCGACCGCATCGAGAAGAAGCTCGAGGAACTGGACTCGCTGGACTACGTGAAGAGTTACACACGCCCCGGCGAATCGACCGTGATGGTGTTCCTGCGCGACACCACCAAGGCCGACGATATCGACGGCATCTGGTACCAGGTGCGCAAGAAGATCGACGACATCCGCGGCGAGTTTCCCCAGGGGCTGCAAGGGCCGTCGTTCAACGACGAATTCGGCGACGTGTTCGGCTCCATCTACGCCTTCACCGGCGACGGCCTGAGCATGCGCCAGCTGCGCGACTATGTGGAGCAGGTGCGCGCCGAGATCCGCAGCGTGCCGGACCTGGGCAAGGTGCAGATGGTCGGCCAGCAGAACGAGGTGTTCTACCTCAACTTCTCGACCCGCAAACTGGCCGCCCTGGGCATCGACCAGCGCCAGGTGATCCAGAGCCTGCAGGCGCAGAACGCGGTGACGCCCTCCGGGGTGATCGAGGCCGGGCCGGAGCGGATTTCCGTGCGCACCAGCGGCCAGTTCGCTTCCGAAGCCGACCTGCGCAACGTCAATCTGCGCCTGGACGACCGCTTCTACCGCCTGACCGATATCGCCGAGATCAGCCGCGGTTACGTCGACCCGCCCCAGGCCCTGTTCCGCTACAACGGCAAGCCGGCCATCGGCCTGGCCATCGCCATGCGTGACGGCGGCAATATCCAGACCTTCGGCAAGGCCCTGCACGGGCGCATGGACCAGTTGACCGCCGAGCTGCCGGTGGGCGTGGGCGTGCACGTGGTCTCCGACCAGGCCGAGGTGGTCGAGGAAGCCGTCAGCGGCTTCACCCGCGCGCTGTTCGAGGCGGTGCTGATCGTCATGCTGGTGAGCTTCGTCAGCCTCGGCATTCGCGCCGGCCTGGTGGTCGCCTGCTCGATCCCGTTGGTGCTGGCCATGGTGTTCATGTTCATGGAGTACAGCGGCATCACCATGCAGCGCATCTCCCTGGGCGCATTGATCATCGCCCTCGGCTTGATGGTCGACGATGCGATGATCACCGTCGAGGTGATGGTCACCCGACTGGAAAAAGGCGATTCGCTGCACGACGCCGGCACCTTCGCCTACACCTCCACGGCCTTTCCGATGCTTACCGGCACCCTGGTGACGGTGGCCGGCTTCGTGCCCATCGGCCTGAATGCCAGCTCGGCGGGCGAGTACACCTTCACCCTGTTCGCGGTGATCGCCGTGGCGCTGTCGTTGTCCTGGTTGGTGGCCGTGGTGTTCGCCCCGGTGATCGCCGTGCATATCCTGCCCAAGCGCATGAAGGCCAAGGAGAGCGGCCCGGGCCGCATCGCCCGCGCCTTCGACAAGGGCCTGCTGCTGGCCATGCGGCACCGCTGGTGGACCATCGGCCTGACCATCGCCCTGTTCGTCGCCTCCCTGGCCGGCATGACGATGGTGCAGAGCCAGTTCTTCCCGGCCTCGGATCGCCCGGAAATTCTCGTCGACCTCAACCTGCCGCAGAACGCCTCGATCAACGAGACCCGCGCCCAGGTCGACCGCCTCGAAGCCAGCCTGCAGGGCGACCAGGACATCGCCCGCTGGAGCACCTACATCGGCCAGGGCGCCCTGCGCTTCTACCTGCCGCTCGACCAGCAACTGCAGAACCCCTTCTATGCCCAGCTGGTGATCGTTGCCCAGGACATCGATGCCCGCGACCGCCTGGTGGCCAAGCTCGACAAGCGCCTGCGCGAGGACTTCGTCGGCATCGGCACCTTCGTGCAGCCCCTGGAAATGGGCCCGCCGGTGGGCCGGCCGATCCAGTACCGGATCAGCGGCGCGGACGTCGACCAGGTGCGCAAGCACGCCCTGGAGCTGGCCACCCTGCTGGACAAGAACCCGGACATCGGCGAGATGGTTTACGACTGGAACGAGCCCGGCAAGGTGCTGCGCATCGACGTCGCCCAGGACAAGGCGCGGCAGTTCGGGCTGTCCTCCGAAGACGTCGCCAACCTGCTCAACGGCATCGTCAGCGGCACCACGGTGACCCAGGTGAAGGACGACATCTACCTGATCGACGTGATCGGCCGCGCCGAAGACAGCGAACGCAGCTCGCCGCAGACCCTGGAGAACCTGCAGATCGTCAACCCGAACGGCGTGGCCATCCCGCTGCGCGCCTTCGCCACCGTCGGCTACGAACTGGAACAGCCACTGGTGTGGCGCCGCGACCGCAAGCCAACCATCACCCTCAAGGCCGCGGTGGTCAGCGATATCCAGCCCACCGACCTGGTGGCGGACCTGGCGCCGGACATCCAGAAGTTCTCCGACGCGTTGCCCAACGGCTACAGCGTCGCCACCGGCGGCACCGTGGAGGAAAGCGGCAAGGCCCAGGGCCCGATCGCCAGCGTGCTGCCGCTGATGCTGTTCCTGATGGCCACCTTCCTGATGATCCAGCTGCACAGCGTGGCCAAGACCTTCCTGGTGTTCAGCGTGGCGCCGCTAGGCCTGATCGGCGTGGTGCTGGCCCTGGTGCCGACCGGCACGCCTCTGGGCTTCGTGGCGATTCTCGGTGTGCTGGCGCTGATCGGCATCATCATCCGCAACTCGGTGATCCTGGTGACCCAGATCGACGAGTTCGAGCGCGCCGGCGACTCGCCCTGGCAAGCGGTGATCGACGCCACCCAGCACCGTCGCCGCCCCATCCTGCTGACCGCCGCCGCCGCCAGCCTGGGCATGATCCCCATCGCCCGCGAAGTGTTCTGGGGGCCGATGGCCTACGCCATGATCGGCGGCATCTTCAGCGCCACCCTGCTGACCCTGCTGTTCCTGCCGGCGCTGTATGTGGCCTGGTATCGCATCGAGGAGCCTTCTGAAGAGGAGCGGGAGGATGCGCCGGCGTGA
- a CDS encoding efflux RND transporter periplasmic adaptor subunit, producing the protein MNRAIPFALIAALLAGCAEDDKPEPIRPVLYTEVQQQGQEVLGRFAGTIEARVQSTLGFRVGGRVAQRLVDAGAEVKAGTTLATLDPTDQQNALRASEGDQARSEAQWINAQANARRQQELFDRGVGAKANLEQAQTELSNARSNREQAEAATRQARDRLAYGTLSSDFDAVVTAWHVEAGQVVGAGQEVVTLARPDVREAVFDLPVELADGLDDQVQFNVASQLDPSIATHGRLRELEPRADAATRTRRARLTLEDTPPGLRLGTAVAISLTRAQTPRSLLPAAAVQEIDGQSRVWVIDTRAKTVHPRSVKVVGREGEQISVEGLSAGDKVVSAGLSELRDGQQIRIDEGVAP; encoded by the coding sequence ATGAACCGTGCTATCCCGTTCGCGCTGATCGCCGCGCTGCTCGCAGGCTGCGCCGAGGACGACAAACCCGAGCCGATCCGCCCGGTGCTGTACACCGAGGTGCAGCAGCAAGGCCAGGAGGTGCTCGGCCGCTTCGCCGGCACCATTGAGGCGCGGGTGCAGAGCACCCTGGGCTTCCGGGTCGGCGGCCGCGTCGCCCAGCGCCTGGTGGATGCTGGTGCCGAAGTGAAGGCTGGAACCACCCTGGCCACCCTCGACCCCACCGACCAGCAGAACGCCCTGCGTGCCAGCGAAGGCGATCAGGCGCGCAGCGAAGCGCAGTGGATCAACGCCCAGGCCAATGCCCGGCGCCAGCAGGAACTGTTCGACCGTGGCGTCGGTGCCAAGGCCAACCTGGAGCAGGCCCAGACCGAGCTGAGCAACGCCCGCAGCAACCGCGAGCAGGCCGAGGCCGCCACCCGACAGGCCCGTGATCGACTGGCCTACGGCACCCTGAGCAGCGATTTCGATGCGGTGGTCACCGCCTGGCACGTCGAGGCCGGCCAGGTGGTCGGCGCCGGCCAGGAGGTGGTCACCCTGGCCCGCCCGGACGTGCGCGAAGCGGTGTTCGACCTGCCCGTGGAGCTGGCTGACGGGCTCGACGATCAGGTGCAGTTCAACGTCGCCTCGCAGCTCGACCCGAGCATCGCCACCCACGGCCGGCTGCGCGAGCTGGAGCCGCGCGCCGATGCCGCCACCCGCACCCGCCGCGCCCGCCTGACCCTGGAAGACACGCCGCCCGGCCTGCGCCTGGGCACCGCCGTGGCCATCAGCCTGACCCGCGCGCAGACGCCACGCAGCCTGCTGCCGGCCGCCGCCGTGCAGGAAATCGACGGCCAGAGCCGGGTATGGGTGATCGACACCCGGGCCAAGACCGTGCACCCGCGCAGCGTGAAAGTGGTCGGCCGCGAAGGTGAACAGATCAGCGTCGAAGGCCTCTCGGCCGGCGACAAGGTAGTCAGCGCCGGCCTGAGCGAGCTCAGGGACGGCCAGCAGATCCGCATCGATGAGGGCGTTGCACCATGA
- a CDS encoding efflux RND transporter periplasmic adaptor subunit, with product MPPVSTSALPRLAAALLAFALLAGCADEPPPAPKNPRVKVATVSQVDYAADATITGDIQARVQTDLSFRVGGKITERLVDVGDRVKAGQVLARLDPQDQRNAVRSAEAAVEAAQAQARLSAANLWRQQQLLPKGYTSRSEYDSALASDRGARNSLAAAQAQLADAREQAGYTELRADSDGVITARQAEVGQVVQAATPIFGLAREGERDAVFNVFEALLVEPGQPLRVSLLDNPEVSASGTVREVNPQVSAQSGTVQVKVGLEQVPAAMTLGSTVSAHVSNPAVRSVELPWSALTKAEREPAVWRLGDGDVVQLHPVQVGRYLTDKVIIRAGLDDGDRVVVAGGQLLHPGQKVEIAEAREQKQRQEQQP from the coding sequence ATGCCGCCCGTATCGACCTCTGCTCTGCCTCGCCTCGCCGCGGCCTTGCTGGCTTTCGCGCTGCTGGCTGGCTGCGCCGACGAGCCGCCGCCCGCGCCGAAGAACCCGCGAGTGAAGGTGGCCACGGTCAGTCAGGTCGATTACGCGGCGGATGCCACCATCACCGGCGATATCCAGGCGCGGGTGCAGACCGACCTGTCGTTTCGCGTGGGCGGCAAGATCACCGAACGCCTGGTGGATGTCGGCGATAGGGTAAAGGCCGGCCAGGTACTGGCCCGCCTTGACCCGCAGGACCAGCGCAACGCGGTGCGCTCCGCCGAGGCGGCGGTCGAGGCGGCCCAGGCCCAGGCCAGGCTCAGCGCCGCCAACCTGTGGCGCCAGCAGCAATTGCTACCCAAGGGCTACACCAGCCGCAGCGAATACGACAGCGCCCTGGCCAGTGACCGCGGCGCGCGCAACAGCCTGGCTGCCGCCCAGGCGCAATTGGCCGATGCCCGCGAGCAGGCCGGCTATACCGAACTGCGCGCCGACAGCGACGGGGTGATCACCGCCCGCCAGGCTGAGGTCGGCCAGGTGGTACAGGCCGCCACGCCGATCTTCGGCCTGGCCCGCGAGGGCGAGCGCGATGCGGTATTCAACGTCTTCGAAGCGCTGCTGGTCGAGCCCGGCCAGCCGCTGCGCGTCAGCCTGCTGGACAATCCCGAGGTGAGCGCCAGCGGCACGGTACGCGAGGTCAACCCCCAGGTGTCGGCGCAGAGCGGTACGGTGCAGGTCAAGGTTGGCCTGGAGCAGGTGCCGGCGGCTATGACCCTGGGTTCCACCGTCAGCGCCCATGTCAGCAACCCGGCGGTGCGCAGCGTCGAGCTGCCCTGGTCGGCCCTGACCAAGGCCGAGCGTGAGCCAGCGGTGTGGCGCCTGGGTGACGGCGATGTGGTGCAGCTGCACCCGGTGCAGGTCGGCCGCTACCTGACCGACAAGGTCATCATCCGCGCCGGCCTGGACGATGGCGACCGCGTAGTGGTGGCCGGCGGGCAGTTGCTGCACCCGGGTCAGAAGGTGGAAATCGCCGAGGCCCGCGAGCAGAAGCAGCGACAGGAGCAGCAGCCATGA
- a CDS encoding PA0069 family radical SAM protein, producing MNSTSAPRGRGTASKPHNRFAPTSSEAEDDGWYQEQTPLTFVTEVRHERAKTVISRNSSPDVGFDRSVNPYRGCEHGCIYCFARPSHAYWDLSPGIDFETKLIAKTNLAERLEEQLSKPGYVPAPIALGINTDGYQPIEREHQLTRQALEILLRYRHPVSIITKSALILRDLDLLEELASLNLVSIAFSITTLDDELKRIMEPRTAAPKARLRAMKTLHEHGVPVGLMAAPMIPMINDMELERLLEAGREAGASSAGYVLLRLPLEIAGLFEEWLQNHFPDRAEHVMSLIRQSRGGQNYDSRFGARMKGEGHFAELLAQRFRLARRRYGYDGSKRAVLDCSQFAPPGQQMGLF from the coding sequence ATGAATTCGACTTCAGCGCCGCGCGGGCGCGGCACCGCCAGCAAACCGCATAACCGCTTCGCGCCTACCAGCAGCGAGGCCGAAGACGACGGCTGGTATCAGGAGCAGACGCCGCTGACCTTCGTCACCGAGGTGCGCCATGAACGGGCGAAGACGGTGATCAGCCGCAACAGCTCGCCGGACGTGGGCTTCGACCGCTCGGTGAACCCCTACCGGGGCTGCGAGCATGGCTGCATCTACTGTTTCGCCCGACCGAGCCATGCCTACTGGGATCTGTCGCCGGGCATCGATTTCGAAACCAAGCTGATCGCCAAGACCAACCTCGCCGAGCGCCTCGAGGAGCAACTGAGCAAGCCGGGCTACGTGCCGGCTCCCATCGCCCTGGGCATCAACACCGACGGCTACCAGCCCATCGAGCGTGAACACCAACTGACCCGCCAGGCCCTGGAGATCCTGCTGCGTTACCGCCACCCGGTAAGCATCATCACCAAGAGCGCGCTGATTCTGCGTGACCTGGATCTGCTCGAAGAGCTGGCCAGCCTCAACCTGGTGAGCATCGCGTTCAGCATCACCACCCTGGACGACGAGCTCAAACGCATCATGGAGCCGCGCACCGCCGCGCCCAAGGCCCGGTTGCGGGCGATGAAAACCCTGCACGAGCACGGTGTGCCGGTCGGTTTGATGGCGGCGCCAATGATCCCGATGATCAACGACATGGAGCTCGAGCGCCTGCTCGAAGCCGGGCGCGAGGCCGGGGCCAGTTCGGCCGGCTACGTGCTGCTGCGTTTGCCGCTGGAGATCGCCGGGTTGTTCGAGGAGTGGCTGCAGAACCATTTCCCCGACCGCGCCGAGCACGTGATGAGCCTGATCCGCCAGTCCCGTGGCGGGCAGAACTACGACAGCCGCTTTGGCGCACGCATGAAGGGCGAGGGCCACTTCGCCGAATTGCTGGCCCAGCGCTTTCGCCTGGCGCGCCGTCGCTATGGCTACGACGGCAGCAAGCGGGCGGTGCTGGATTGTTCACAGTTTGCGCCGCCGGGGCAGCAAATGGGGTTGTTCTGA
- a CDS encoding carbonic anhydrase produces MPGNRRPADSKTKNAASAAEALDHLVEGFLRFRQDVFPQQQALFKKLAHAQSPRAMFITCADSRIVPELITQSEPGDLFVTRNVGNVVPPYGQMNGGVSTAIEYAVAALGVQHIIVCGHSDCGAMKAVLDPETLERMPTVKAWLRHAEVAKTVVADNCGCADHTTLGVLTEENVVAQLDHLRTHPSVASRLAAGQLFIHGWVYDIESSEIKAYDAETGEFRQIGDGPLPMATPRPRYPQG; encoded by the coding sequence ATGCCTGGTAATCGTCGTCCTGCCGATAGCAAAACCAAGAACGCGGCCTCGGCCGCCGAGGCGCTGGATCATCTGGTCGAGGGCTTTCTGCGCTTTCGCCAGGATGTGTTTCCTCAGCAACAGGCGCTGTTCAAGAAGCTGGCCCATGCCCAGTCGCCGCGCGCCATGTTCATCACCTGCGCCGATTCGCGCATCGTGCCCGAGCTGATCACCCAGAGCGAGCCGGGCGACCTGTTCGTGACCCGCAACGTCGGCAACGTGGTGCCGCCCTACGGCCAGATGAACGGCGGCGTATCCACCGCCATCGAATACGCGGTCGCCGCCCTGGGCGTGCAGCACATCATCGTCTGCGGGCACTCCGACTGCGGCGCGATGAAGGCCGTGCTCGACCCGGAAACCCTGGAGCGTATGCCCACGGTCAAGGCCTGGCTGCGCCATGCCGAAGTGGCCAAGACGGTGGTCGCCGACAACTGCGGCTGCGCCGATCACACCACCCTGGGGGTGCTTACCGAGGAAAACGTGGTGGCCCAACTCGACCACCTGCGCACCCATCCGTCGGTGGCGTCGCGCCTGGCCGCTGGTCAGCTGTTCATCCACGGTTGGGTGTACGACATCGAAAGCAGCGAGATCAAGGCCTACGATGCCGAAACCGGCGAGTTCCGCCAGATCGGCGACGGCCCGCTGCCGATGGCGACGCCGCGTCCGCGTTATCCACAGGGCTGA
- a CDS encoding helix-turn-helix domain-containing protein, which produces MSRSQRTLDPSYELMDDHEGHSLIYRQHGFPSPLVRWHFHKEYELHLIVASAGKVFIGDYIGNFSPDTLFLTGPNLPHNWISQMAPGEAVAERDMLVNFTDEVLESGTAAFAELKDLQPLLARAQYGIEFRCPHTIAEARQLLQRIAHSQGMTRLGHFFILMELLAGCEAYQLLSDRTAAQLADEHHVDRINRAVDYIFQRYAQELSQEEVAEYLGMTPTYFSRFFKQATGRGFVEFVNRLRVSKSCELLTQSDKPVTEVCFESGFNNISNFNRRFQQLKGMTPSGYRRLVTQRITAQNLY; this is translated from the coding sequence ATGTCCCGATCGCAGAGAACGCTCGACCCGTCCTATGAGCTGATGGATGACCACGAGGGTCATTCGCTGATCTATCGCCAGCACGGCTTTCCCAGCCCGCTGGTGCGCTGGCATTTCCACAAGGAATACGAGCTGCACCTGATCGTCGCCAGTGCCGGCAAGGTCTTCATTGGCGACTACATCGGCAATTTCTCCCCCGATACCCTGTTTCTCACCGGCCCCAACCTGCCGCACAACTGGATCAGCCAGATGGCGCCGGGCGAGGCGGTGGCCGAGCGCGACATGCTGGTCAACTTCACCGACGAGGTGCTGGAAAGCGGCACCGCGGCGTTCGCCGAACTCAAGGATCTGCAGCCGCTGCTGGCCCGCGCCCAGTACGGCATCGAGTTCCGTTGCCCGCACACCATCGCCGAGGCGCGCCAGCTGCTGCAGCGCATCGCCCATTCCCAGGGCATGACCCGTCTGGGGCATTTCTTCATCCTCATGGAGCTGCTGGCCGGCTGCGAGGCGTACCAGCTGCTCTCGGACCGTACCGCTGCGCAGCTGGCCGACGAGCACCACGTCGACCGCATCAACCGCGCCGTGGACTACATCTTCCAGCGCTACGCCCAGGAGCTGAGCCAGGAAGAGGTGGCCGAATACCTGGGCATGACGCCCACCTATTTCTCGCGCTTCTTCAAGCAGGCCACCGGGCGCGGCTTCGTCGAGTTCGTCAATCGCCTGCGGGTGAGCAAATCCTGCGAGCTGCTGACCCAGAGCGACAAGCCGGTGACCGAGGTGTGTTTCGAGTCCGGCTTCAACAACATTTCCAACTTCAACCGGCGCTTCCAGCAGCTCAAGGGCATGACGCCCAGCGGCTACCGACGGCTGGTTACCCAGCGCATCACCGCGCAAAACCTGTACTGA